The Methanoculleus taiwanensis nucleotide sequence AGCGGTTCGTCGGCCGCCACGACTTCTCGTCGTTTGCCCGGATCGGTGACAAAAATCCGGAGCGGACGGTGCTTGACGCCAGGATATTTCCGGAAGGGCAGTTCTGCGTCTTTGAGGTCACGGCAGAGAGTTTCCTCTGGAATATGGTCCGGTGCATGGCCACGGCAATCGATATGGCCGGTCGGGGCGTTGCCACCGTCGACGATCTCGGCGCATTCCTCGAAAAGCCCGGTTCCGACCGGCTCCCGGCATCGCCGGCCGAGGGGCTGATTCTCTGGGATGTCGACTATGAACAGGTCTTTACTCCGCTCCGGACGGATGCGAAGAGCCGGAAGTATCTCACCACGCTCCGACGCCACCACGCCCTGATGGAGCGGATATCGGGCGTTCTCCCGGAACCCGGGTCCGGGTGACGGCGCCTTTGCATCCCCGGGCTTTCCGGATACGTGAATGGGTGGGAAGGGGGACGGGAGCCTCTGGTACGCGTATTGCCATCTCCTGCATATCAATCCTTTCGCCCTGCCCTCCGGGTATCGGAGGGCTCCCCGACACCTGCAGCGGGTTGCAGTTCTTTTTATGTGGGTGATCGGGAAACGGGGCTGCCATGATCTTTTGGTTTAAAAAGAATAGTGCCGTACGGGATGAATTCTCCAAAGGAGGTGCGGCAGGGAAAATCACACCCGGCTGGTGCCGTTTTCGTTGAGCACATATAATACTTGTGCATATCCGGTGCGTCTGCAGATGACCGTCCGTGAAAACAGGTGCAGGGGATCGGCTCCAGGCCGAATCCGTACCGATTCCTCAATAAGCGGGCTCTCCGGAACCTTTATATATTCTTTCGAAGGGGTAACACACACGATGGTAATTACATCTCGTTCTAATTTAAATAGTGTTAACGAAATGCTGTTAATAATAACATATTAATATATGTCTGAACAGTCCCGTTCCAGTACGTCAAGGGGGGAAAGTGGATGTACGACATTGATCCAGGTCTCGGAACGGAGCCTGCAGGTGCAGGTGGGCATAGCGCCCGGGAGATTACCGTTCCACGACCACAGTTTGCAGATACAGGTAACCGTAGAGAACTAGACCGTCTGATCCGCAGGGAGTACGAGCTGAAGAGCTCCATCGAGACCCCTACGCTCCATTGTCAGATACAGGAATCGATTAATCCGCTGAAACAGCCGACTCTGCCCGGATACCGAAGAACAGTAAACGAGAATATCGAAACTCCTGCTCAACCGCTCAAGAAAGCCCGGAAGAAGTCGCTTGTTGCAATACCCTGCCTCAATGAGGCGGTAGCGATAGGCTCGCTTGTTCTTATGGCCCGTCGCTACGTCGATGAGGTTCTCGTCGTCGATGACGGGAGCAGCGATGAAACGGCGAATATCGCCCGGGAAGCAGGAGCAACGGTGATCTCGCACGGATCGCAGCAGGGCAAAGGCCGGGCGATAAAGACCTCGCTCCGGTACGCCGCTGAGAACGAGTTCGATGCTCTGGTCTTCATGGACGGGGACGGTCAGCACAACCCGGAAGAGATCCCGAGCCTCCTCGAACCGATAGCCGACGGTGACGCCGACCTCGTCATCGGGTACCGGACACTCGATCAGATGCCGGTCTACCGGCGCTTCGGCAGAACCGTCCTTGACGTCGTCACCAGCGCTGGCCATACCATCACTGACTCACAGTGCGGCTTTCGGGCTCTGAACCGGCGGTCGATCGAATCCATGTTCGATTCACTGCGAAAAGACGATTTTTCGACCGAGTCCGAGATGCTCCAGGTAGCCCAGGCGGAGAACTTGCGCGTCGGGGAGCGCCCCATCAACTGCAAGTACGGCGACTTCGATACATCGACGAAGAACCCGTTCACCCATGGCTTCGAGGTGCTCACGTCGCTCTTCTGGCTCTCGGTTGAGAAAAAACCGCTCCTGTACTTCGGAGTGCCGGGCTTTGCATCGATCGCCCTCGGCATGCTCCTCTGGATGCAGTTCCTCGCGGTATTCAATGAATCCGGAGCGTTCTCACTCGAGTACGGGTTTACCCTCTCGGCTCTGTTCGTTGCCGGTGTGATAACGCTCCTGATGGGAGTGATGCTCGATATCGTCTCACGGGTGAGGGCATCATGAACGGATCGCTGCCACGTGTGGAAATAGCGGAGATGACGCCATGATAGGAATAATTCTCGGTACACGCCCTGAAATCATCAAGATGTCGCCGGTCATCCGGGAGTGCGAGCGGAGGAACCTCGACTACTTCGTCCTGCATACCGGCCAGCACTACTCGCACGAGATGGACAGAGTCTTCTTCGAAGACCTCGATCTCCCGGAACCGCACTACAATCTGGACGTCGGTTCGGGAAGCCACGCCGAACAGACGGCGAAGATCATGACCGGTGCCGAGAGCATCCTCCTTAAAGAGGCTCCCGATGTCGTCCTCGTGCAGGGCGATACCAACACCGTTGTCGCTGGAGCGCTTGCCGCTTCAAAACTGCACATGCGGGTGGGTCATATCGAAGCGGGCCTGCGCAGTTTCAACCGGTGGATGCCGGAGGAGATCAACCGTATCCTCACGGATCATATGTCGGACTATCTCTTTGCCCCCACTGAAAAAGCCCGTGAGAATCTGCTCCGGGAGGGTATCGACGAGAAGAAGGTCTGCGTGACCGGCAACACCGTCGTGGACGCCATATACCAGAACCTCGATATCTCGCGGAAGAAGGTCAATGTCCTGCGGGATCTTGAGCTCAAGCCGAAAGAGTACTTCCTCGTCACCGCTCACCGGCAGGAGAACGTCGATAACAGAGCCCGGCTCAAGGATATCATCCATGGTCTCGAGTCAATTCGGAAAGAGTTCTCGATGCCGGTGATCTTCCCGGTGCATCCCCGGACAGCGAAACGGATCGACGAGCTCGGGATCGGGATGGACGGCATCCAGCTGACGAAACCCTTTGGGTTCCTTGAGTTCCTGCAGCTCGAGGCACAGGCGAGGCTCGTGCTCACCGACTCTGGCGGTGTGCAGGAGGAGGCGTGCGTCCTCGGTGTGCCCTGCGCCACGATGCGCTACGATACGGAGAGGCCGGAGACGCTGGACGTCGGATCCAACATACTGGTCGGCACCGAATCGGCGAAGATCCTCGAAGGTGTCAGGTCGGCAGCATGCCGGAGCAATCACTGGAAGAATCCGTACGGAGACGGAATCGCCGGGAAGATGATCGTGCTCGTCTGTGCCGCGGCACGGTCGAACTGAGGCGATTTTGGGGGGAAAACATGAAAATCTGCGTTCTAGGATTGGGATACATTGGTCTACCGACAGCACTGCTCTTTGCGGCTTCGGGTTCGGACGTCGTCGGCGTCGATGTAAAGCAGAGCGTTGTGGATACCCTGAATCAGGGAAAACTGCCGTTTGAAGAGCCGGGAATATGCGAGCTCTTTGCGAGGGCGCGTGACCGGTTCGTCGCGAAGACCGAGCCTGAGGAGGCGGACGTCTTTTTAATCGCCGTTCCGACACCGCTCGACTCCGGGACGAAAGTCTCGGATCTCACCTTCGTCAAGAAGGCGGCGGGGATGATCGCGCCGTATCTCCGGAAGGGCAATCACGTCATCCTCGAGTCGACGGTGCCGCCCGGAACGAGCGAGCGGGTGATCATCCCGAGGCTCGAGAAGAGCGGGTTTTCCGCCGGGGATTTCCTGTACGCACACTGTCCCGAACGCGCCATCCCGGGGAGCACGCTTGCGGAGATGGTGAACAACTGCAGGGTCGTCGGCGGATACGACCGAGAGTCGACCGAACGGACGATAGAACTCTACCGTGCGTTCGTCCGGGGCACCATCTACCAGACCGATACGAAGACCGCCGAGTTCGTCAAGCTGATGGAGAATACCTGCCGCGATGTCGGTATCGCTCTCGCAAACGAGTTTGCCCAGCTCTCGGAGGAGTGCGGCGTCAATGTCTGGGAGGCGATCAACCTTGCAAACAAGCATCCCCGGGTCTCCGTCTTAAACCCGGGCCCCGGTGTCGGCGGGCACTGCATCGCGATCGACCCGTGGTTCCTCACCGAGAACTCGACACGGTGCAAGATGATCTCGATGGCGCGGGAAGTCAACGACTCCATGCCGAACTACGTCCTGCACGTCGTCCGCGGGCTCGTGCACGGCATCCGTGACGCGAACGTCACTGTCTTCGGCGTCGCCTACAAAGGGAACGTCGACGATACCCGGGAGAGCCCTGCGATCAAGTTCATCAAACTTGCCGAGAACGAGGGGTATACCGTCCGGTGTTTCGACCCGCACGCAAAGCAGTTCCACTACCCGCTCCTCGATCTCGACGAGGCCGTCCGGGACAGCGACTGCATCGTCGTGCTCGCAGACCACGATTATTTCAGGACGCTCGATCCCGCCGGCGCTTCGATGCGGACGAAGAACGTCGTGGATACGAGGAATATCCTGCCTCACGATAAATGGGCGGACGAAGGGTTTAACGTCCGGGTACTCGGCGACGGCGCAAGTTCGCCGCTCGTAACCCTCGGTGTCGCGAAGGTCGGTTCCGGCCAGGAGTCGGCGTTGCTCTCGCTCAGCCCGTCCGGGATCGCCCCGACCCTGCCGCCGGTCCCGCACGGGGAGCGGGGGGATATCTCATGATGCCGCGAGGTGGGGCGTTAAGATGAAACGTGTGCTCATCGTCTCGCAGCACTTCCCTCCCGAACGTTCCGGGAACGCGTCGCGTATCTACGATACGGCCATGCACCTTGCTAAAATGGGTGTTCCGGTGACGGTCGTCGCGCCTCATCCGACGTTTCCGACCGGAACATTTCCGAGAGTCTGGAGACCGTCGGAAAAGACCGAGGTGGACGGCGTCGAGGTGATACGCCTCTTTGGCTGGCAGCCGAAGACGCGTGATCCGGGATTCGTCAGTAGAATGCTCTACTATCTCGTCTTCCCCCTGCACGTGCTCCTGCGGTTTCTCGTTACCGCGGGGCGCTACGACGTTATTATCACATCGACTCCGCCGCTCTTCACCGGAATACCGGGGGTTGTGGCAAAGCGCCTCTTCCGGAAGCGATGGATCCTCGATATCCGGGATCTCTGGATCGACGCCTCGGTCAGCCTCGGCTTTGTCAGGGAAGGGAGTCTCTATGAGCGGATGAGCAGGCGGTTTGAACAGCTCTGCCTTGCCAATGCGGATCTCGTCGGCGTCACGACCACCGAACTCGGGCGGCGGATCGCCTCGCGGTACCGGGTTGCCGCGCCGATGGAACTCATGCCGAACGGTGTCAACACCGACCTCTTCCGGCCGGTGATCGGCGAGAAGAAACGGCAGATCGTCTATGCCGGAAACATCGGGCACGCCCAGGACCTCGATAAGGTCGCTCTCGCCGTAAAGGCGATGAACGGCAAGTACAACCTCAAGTTCCTCATCGTCGGCGACGGCGACATCCGGGGACAGCTCGAGCAGCTCGTGCGGGCGGAAGACCTGGCCGACTGGGTTCTCTTCCCGGGTGTCCTGCCCCGCGAGGATATCCCGCGGCTCCTCTCGGAGTCGCTCATAGGGGTCGCTCCGCTCAAGAAGATGGCGAACCTCGAGTATGCGGCTCCGACCAAGGCGTACGAGTACATGGCCTGCGGCATTCCGTTCGTGGGCTGCGGCAACGGCGAGATTGCGCATCTCGCCAGTGAATCGGGCGCCGGGATCATCGCCGACAACACCCCTGAAGCGATCGCCCGGGCGCTCGCATCGCTCATCGACAATCCCGAGAAGATGGAGGAGATGGGGCGGCAGGGGAGAGCCTACGTGGCGAAGAACTACGATCGCAAGACGGTAGCCCGGAAGCTCAAACAGCAGATCGAGAGGATGGCATGGAAGGGCGCGTAGCAGAGATTACCCGGAATATCCTCGATGAAGTCAGGCGAAACGTGGTTCTCGACGGCGATCTGGCATACATCCGCGATCCGGTCTTCGGCATCGTCCGAAACCGGGTGCACGCGGAGGTCGTAAAAGCGCTTCTCCGGACGGGCGAGACGAAGCTCGTCGGCTCCATCCTCCGCTTCGTTGCGGCGGCGCAGAACGGCGACGGTTCGTGGAACGAGATCCACGTCAACTACAATCAGCCGTCGGCTCTGATCACCTCCTTCATCGGGGAGGCGCTCGTCGATGCCCACGACTATTATCCTCACGGCACGCCGCTTCGGAAAGCCCGGGACTATGTCCTCGCAAAGGAGCTGCGCCCCGGGTACTTCCTCAAATCCTCGCAGTACACGGCCGACCACCTGAACGTCGATGCGTCCTGCGGTGCGTTCCTCGCGAGGTACGGCGATCTCTTCGGTGACGGTGTCGCTCTCGCCGCCGCCGCCCGTGCCGCCGAGAACATCGTAAAAAACCAGTGGGCGAGCGGGGTATACCCGTATGCCGTCGATAAGGGGACGTACCCGTACGCCTTCGACGTGCCGTGCGTCCACTACCAGGCCGTCACGATGTACTACCTCGCCAAGATCAACACCGTCCTTTCGGACGATCGCGTGGAGGCGAGTCTCCGGAAGGCGGCGGAGTGGCTTATCGGGCAGCAGCGGCGGGACGGTCGGTTCGACTGGTCGGGGAGCGGGCTCATGTTTGCCTACTACTTAAGCGGCGCCTACGGGTTTGCGTATGCCTCGCTTGACTACCTCGCCCGGCGGGATGAAGCGTACCGGCAGTATGCGGATCGCTCGCTGCAGGGGCTTGCCCGGAGCCTCGACGGGCTCGTGCTCCGCTGGGAACCGGGTTCCTGGGTCGACTTCGTACCGTCGGTGCACACCGCGGTGCGGACTGCCGCACTCGGAACGTTCCCGTTGCAGCACCGGGCGTTCAGGCTCGGCTACGGGATGTACCGCCAGATCGCCCGGAGAAGGTATGCCGATGCCGTCGACTCGCGGACGTTCGATATCCTCTGCAGGATGCTCCGGATCCAGACGTCCACCGTAGAGCCGCCGAAGAATTTCCCGGATTTATTTATGACATCGGAAGTGCTGGACTGTCTCACCCAGTCACTCGTATGGGAGAATCATTATGAAACAGGTATTGCTTGATCTACAGTCAGGAGACATCCAGGTTGAGGACGTTCCCGTCCCCCTGGCAAGGCGAGGGCTCGTCGTCGAGAACCGCTACTCCCTCATCAGCGCCGGCACCGAGACCGCTCTCATCAACCTTGCGAAGAAGTCTCTCGTCGGCAAGGCGAAAGATCGGCCCGACGACATGAAGAAGGTAATCCAGAAGGTGACGACGGACGGCGTTCTCTCTGCCTACCAGCAGGCGATGAGCCGCCTCTCAAAGCCCGAACCGCTCGGATACAGCTGCGCCGGAATCGTTACCGAGACGGGAGTCGACGACTTCGCGGTCGGCGACCGGGTCGCCTGCGGGGGTGCGGGGTATGCCGTCCACGCCGAGTACGTCTCCGTTCCGAAGAACCTCTGCGTCCCCGTCCCGGAGGGCGTGAGTCTCCACGAGGCCTCGTTCACGACGGTGGGCGCGATAGCGATGCAGGGGGTGCGGAACGCCGAGGTGAGCCTCGGGGAGACCGTTGCCGTCATCGGCCTCGGGCTTATCGGCATCCTCACCGTCCAGATACTGAAAGCCGCCGGAGCACGGGTCTTCGGCATCGATATCGATCCTGAAAAACTCGCGTTGGCGCGGGAGCTCGGTGCCGACCAGACCTCGAACTACGACGGGCTCCTCGAGAAACTGCAGGTTTTTTCACCCTTCGGTGCCGACGCCGTCATCATCACGGCGGCGACGAAGTCGAACGCGCCGATCGAGGCTGCCGGGCACCTCGTCCGCGACAGAGGCCGGGTCGTCATCGTCGGCAACGTCGGCCTCGACATCCCGCGGGACGTCTTCTACGAAAAGGAGGCCGAGGTCGTCGTCTCCCGCTCGTACGGCCTCGGACGCTACGACCGGAACTACGAGGAGCGCGGGATAGACTACCCGATCTACGTCAGGTGGACGGAGCGTCGGAATATGGAGGCCTTCCTCGAGCTCGTCCGGGAGAAGAAGATCTCGCTCGACCGGCTGATCACGCACGAGTTTGCGCTCGTCGAGGCGCCGGGCGCATACGCGATGATCGCGGGCGGGAAGGAGAAGTACCTCGGCGTTCTGCTGAAGTACAGCTCGAACGGGAACGGGAAGAGCCCCGCCGGGAATGTTGCGGTGATGGAGAAGAGCCCGGCGAAGGGTGAAAAAAAGGCGGTGCCCGGGCAAAACCTTGGGTGTATCGGTGCGGGTGTCCATGCGCTGAGCTCACTCTACCCCCATCTCCCGGTGCTGCCGATCTCTCTCCGGGGGCTCGCGACGGCGACGGGTCTATCTGCCCATTGGGTCGCGAAGAAGTACGGGTTTGACTACTGCACGACGGACTACAAAAAGATCCTCGAGGATCCCGAGATCCAGGCGGTGCTGATCGCCACCCGAAACGACATGCACGCCGCTATGACGGCCGAGGCCCTGGCCGCCGGAAAGAACGTATTCGTCGAAAAGCCCCTGGCAACGACGCTTGACGAACTCCGGCTGGTGGTCGATGCGGTGAAGCAGTACGACGGATCGGTGACGGTCGGGTTCAACCGCCGCTACTCGCCGCTCTCCCGGAGGATGAAGGCCTTCTTCGCGAACCGGAGTTCTCCGATGGTCATCCATTACCGGGTCAATGCGGGAGAGATCCCCGCCGATCACTGGGTTCACGACGAGGAGCAGGGTGCCGGGATGCTCATCTCCGAGTGCTGCCATTTCATCGATTACATGCAGTATATGACCGGAGCGAAGCCTGTCCAGGTCTATGCACGCGGCATCGAGCCGGTCGGCACCGTCAGCAAATACGACAACTTCCAGGCGGTGTTAAACTTCGACGACGGTTCGCTCGGGACGGTCACGTATACGACGCTCGGCGACCGCGCCTACTCGAAAGAGACGGTCGAGGTCTTCTCGAGCGGCGCCGTTGGCAGGATAACGGACTTCCGGGAACTCCGGCTGATGAAGGGCGGGAAGACGGAGAAGGAGCGCCGCTGGCTCTCCCAGGACAAGGGATTCCTCGAAGAGCTGCTGGCTTTCGCGAGGGGCGAAGAACCCGACTTCGCCGGCAGCGTCGCAACCACGCTCGCGACCATCCGGGCGTGGGAGTCTATTGACTCAGGAAGGCCGCTCTCAATCGATACGGGTTCCGTCGGACTCTGAAGACGGCTCTCACTATTTTTTCCGGGTCTGGAACGAACTGCTCGAATTTACGGGAAAAGAAATGGGTTACCGGCGCATATCCGGCGTAGATCGAAGGAGCGCCAGCTGATCGCGGATACGTTCGGGTATGGAACGGCTATCCTGCTCGCTCGTGGCCTTCCCCCATCCGGTATCGATGCATGAACAGTCGATATCGGTAAAGACGCCGGTATCGAACCGGTAGTTGTACTCTTCGACGGCTCTGACGAGCTCCTGATCGCATTCCCCACAGTTATGTGCCCAGTCGAGCGATTCGACCGAGTACGTCCAGGGACTTACATAAACCCGCATCCGGTCGCCGAAGCGGTTTTCAGCCCGCTGCAGCAGATCGACGAGGCTCCAGAGCCATGGCGGGCGGTAGAGGCCGTGCTCCCAGAGTGCGTGCACGACCGTGTTCTTCTCGACGGTCGTCACCTCGAGATCGACATAGTCGACGCCCCTCGACGCGAGGTAGTCGAGCGTCTGCAGAATGTCGGCCACGGATTCGGACTCGGTTAAAAACGGCGGCTTTACGAGCAGGAGAGGTTTTGTGAGGACACCGAGCCGCTGCATCCGCTCAAAGAAGATGTCGAAGTTATGCGACGTGAACCCTTTGTTGATGCAGAGATTCATCACCTGCGGGTTCGCCGATTCAAAACCGAACGCCAGCTCGAGCTGCCGCCCGTTCAGGAGTTTCTTCATCGCGAGAACCCGATCCTCGGGAGAGTAGTCGATCCGTGACTCCACGACGACCTTTTTGATCCCGGAGTACTCGTCGATCTGCCTGCATATCCCCTTGATGGCTTCAAGCGGCATCTCGTGTTCGTTAAACATATTGCCGTCGTTGTAGACCGAGATGACCGGGTACTCCCCGAGGTCTACCGTATCCGCAATGTGTTCGAACTGGCGTATGTAGTCGTCTGCAGAGACCTCGCGGCCATGTGAGGTTGCACAGTAGAACCCGCACATCGTGCAGCCGCCGGTCTTATCGACCCATTCGCATCCTGTCGACCGCAAAAAAATGATCAGGCGCTTTATCGGTTCGTCGTTGAGGTGCCCCGTCCGCTCCTCCCATCCTATCGGTATGGAAAAATCGAGTTCCTCCTCACTATTGCCGTTCCTTCGTCGTAGTTCTCCGGCGAGCATCTGGATCTCTTTCTGAACAATCCCCTCGAGCGGTATCTCCGGAGACATTCGGGCATCGCTAAGGCTATCAGTAACGCTGCTTTGTAGAATCAATATTCCCCCCTTTGCCTGCGGCGTACGCACGCCCGTTTCGGGCGCACCTTCGGTCGCAGGTGTCGCTTCTTCTCGATGCGAAGACATACCCATGGACAACTTCACACTATTTAAATATTTGCCTGGCCGATCGCTCTTCAGCGACCTCTGAAAACCGTACTGTTCCCGGTAAGCGATGAGTTCTTCTTAAACTGAGCACAAAACGACTCTGTTCCAGGCGGAACGTCCGGGGCGAACGGACGGATATCGTCTCTACCTGCCCCCCATGGTCGGTATCCGGTTCCCGCCTCAAGGTATCAGAGCCCGGAGCGGGTAGCCCGCTCAAGGCAATGTTTTTATATTATGTATTTTGTAGGTAGAGAGCGAGAGCGCCTGTATGCTCCTCTTCGGTGAGGGTATCTTCTCTCATCGGGAATTGGTGGCTTGCAGTATTTCGGACCGCAGTTTGGAAAGCGTGGAGATGGATCGGATCCACGACCCCGGAGAGGAATGGCCGTCCGGAGATATGTTTCCCGGAGGTTCGCGATGTATGATCGGGAGAGGAGTGCATGGGAAAGATCGGATGCCGGCACCGTTTCGGGAGCTCCCGCAAGCCCGCCGGCGGTGGACTGCTGATGCGGCAGGTCTGCGGGCTCCCGTACCCCACTCCGGGAGGCGGCTCTCTCTGGGAATCTGCGTGCATTTTGCATGCACTCCGTGAGCCGGGGAGGATGGTTGTTGCATGAATGGTTTGCTTGAAAGGTTCGGAGCGGCGAATCCTCTGACGCTGAAAGCGCTCAGTCTTCTTCCGTCGTACCTTGCCTTCAGGGAGACCTATGCCTTTCTGCGGCGTTCGCAGTGGTGGAGCCGGGAGGAGCTCGAGGCCTATCAGCGTGCCGAACTTGCGCGGCTGCTCGACCACGCGTACGAGCACGTCCCCTACTACCGGCGTATCTTCGACGAGCGAGGCCTCAAACCGGAAGATATCCGGGATCTCGCTGACCTCCGCCTGCTCCCCTTTCTCACGAAAGAGATCATCCAGAACAACCTCGCGGATCTCCGGGCGACCAACTACCCGGAGAACGCCTTCGAGTACGTCAGGACGTCCGGGTCGACCGGCATTCCGATGGGGTTCTACTACGAAAAAGGGGTCTCGCGGGCGAGAGAGTGGGCGTTTATGAAAGCGCAGTGGGATCGGGTCGGCTACCGGTTCCGTGACCGGTGCGTCGTCCTCCGCGGCCACGTCGTCGACTCGGCCGAGAGCCGCATCTTCTGGAAGAAGGCGCTCTTCGGCCGCTGGCTCCTTATGTCTTCCCACCAGATGACCGAGGAGACGCTGCCCGCCTACATCGACCGGATCCGGTCGTTCCGGCCGAAGTATATCCACACGTATCCTTCGATGATCATCACGCTCGTACGGTATATGCGGGAGAACGGTATTGCACCGTTCCCGACGGTGAAGGCCGTCCTCTGCGGGTCGGAGAACCTCTACCCCTGGCAGCGCGAGCTGATTGAAGACGTCCTCGGGTGCCGGGTCTACAGCTGGTACGGCAACAGCGAGCAGACCGTCCTTGCAGGAGAGTGTGAAGAGAGTTCCTGCTACCACATCTTCCCCGAGTACGGGATCGTTGAACTGATCGGCAAAGACGATCAACCTCTCACCGAGCCTGGGGCGATGGGGGAGGTGGTGGCGACGAGCCTCACCAATTACATCTGCCCGCTTATCCGCTACCGGACAAAGGATGTTGCCGTCTCGGCCAGCAGATCCTGCACCTGCGGACGGGTGTACCCTCTGCTTGAGAAGGTAGAGGGACGGCTGCAGGAGTTCATCGTCACCGGGAGCGGCCACCTGATCTCGGTCACGCCGATCAACTACGAGTCCGATGCCTTTGAGAATATCAGGCAGTTCCAGATGTACCAGGAGAGGGTTGGCGAACTTGTTCTCAAGATCGTGAAGAAACCCGGTTACACCGACCGTGATA carries:
- the truA gene encoding tRNA pseudouridine(38-40) synthase TruA, translated to MRLALRIAYLGGGFFGSQMQPDLRTVEGEIIEACMRLGLFDDWRSAAFQTAGRTDRGVHARRWVAAFTTPLPDRALQALGALLPPDIWCTGYAVVPESFNPRYDALSRTYRYYFPDPPADTGAMQEMAERFVGRHDFSSFARIGDKNPERTVLDARIFPEGQFCVFEVTAESFLWNMVRCMATAIDMAGRGVATVDDLGAFLEKPGSDRLPASPAEGLILWDVDYEQVFTPLRTDAKSRKYLTTLRRHHALMERISGVLPEPGSG
- a CDS encoding glycosyltransferase family 2 protein is translated as MYDIDPGLGTEPAGAGGHSAREITVPRPQFADTGNRRELDRLIRREYELKSSIETPTLHCQIQESINPLKQPTLPGYRRTVNENIETPAQPLKKARKKSLVAIPCLNEAVAIGSLVLMARRYVDEVLVVDDGSSDETANIAREAGATVISHGSQQGKGRAIKTSLRYAAENEFDALVFMDGDGQHNPEEIPSLLEPIADGDADLVIGYRTLDQMPVYRRFGRTVLDVVTSAGHTITDSQCGFRALNRRSIESMFDSLRKDDFSTESEMLQVAQAENLRVGERPINCKYGDFDTSTKNPFTHGFEVLTSLFWLSVEKKPLLYFGVPGFASIALGMLLWMQFLAVFNESGAFSLEYGFTLSALFVAGVITLLMGVMLDIVSRVRAS
- the wecB gene encoding non-hydrolyzing UDP-N-acetylglucosamine 2-epimerase, with the translated sequence MIGIILGTRPEIIKMSPVIRECERRNLDYFVLHTGQHYSHEMDRVFFEDLDLPEPHYNLDVGSGSHAEQTAKIMTGAESILLKEAPDVVLVQGDTNTVVAGALAASKLHMRVGHIEAGLRSFNRWMPEEINRILTDHMSDYLFAPTEKARENLLREGIDEKKVCVTGNTVVDAIYQNLDISRKKVNVLRDLELKPKEYFLVTAHRQENVDNRARLKDIIHGLESIRKEFSMPVIFPVHPRTAKRIDELGIGMDGIQLTKPFGFLEFLQLEAQARLVLTDSGGVQEEACVLGVPCATMRYDTERPETLDVGSNILVGTESAKILEGVRSAACRSNHWKNPYGDGIAGKMIVLVCAAARSN
- a CDS encoding nucleotide sugar dehydrogenase; translated protein: MKICVLGLGYIGLPTALLFAASGSDVVGVDVKQSVVDTLNQGKLPFEEPGICELFARARDRFVAKTEPEEADVFLIAVPTPLDSGTKVSDLTFVKKAAGMIAPYLRKGNHVILESTVPPGTSERVIIPRLEKSGFSAGDFLYAHCPERAIPGSTLAEMVNNCRVVGGYDRESTERTIELYRAFVRGTIYQTDTKTAEFVKLMENTCRDVGIALANEFAQLSEECGVNVWEAINLANKHPRVSVLNPGPGVGGHCIAIDPWFLTENSTRCKMISMAREVNDSMPNYVLHVVRGLVHGIRDANVTVFGVAYKGNVDDTRESPAIKFIKLAENEGYTVRCFDPHAKQFHYPLLDLDEAVRDSDCIVVLADHDYFRTLDPAGASMRTKNVVDTRNILPHDKWADEGFNVRVLGDGASSPLVTLGVAKVGSGQESALLSLSPSGIAPTLPPVPHGERGDIS
- a CDS encoding glycosyltransferase family 4 protein is translated as MKRVLIVSQHFPPERSGNASRIYDTAMHLAKMGVPVTVVAPHPTFPTGTFPRVWRPSEKTEVDGVEVIRLFGWQPKTRDPGFVSRMLYYLVFPLHVLLRFLVTAGRYDVIITSTPPLFTGIPGVVAKRLFRKRWILDIRDLWIDASVSLGFVREGSLYERMSRRFEQLCLANADLVGVTTTELGRRIASRYRVAAPMELMPNGVNTDLFRPVIGEKKRQIVYAGNIGHAQDLDKVALAVKAMNGKYNLKFLIVGDGDIRGQLEQLVRAEDLADWVLFPGVLPREDIPRLLSESLIGVAPLKKMANLEYAAPTKAYEYMACGIPFVGCGNGEIAHLASESGAGIIADNTPEAIARALASLIDNPEKMEEMGRQGRAYVAKNYDRKTVARKLKQQIERMAWKGA
- a CDS encoding bi-domain-containing oxidoreductase; the encoded protein is MKQVLLDLQSGDIQVEDVPVPLARRGLVVENRYSLISAGTETALINLAKKSLVGKAKDRPDDMKKVIQKVTTDGVLSAYQQAMSRLSKPEPLGYSCAGIVTETGVDDFAVGDRVACGGAGYAVHAEYVSVPKNLCVPVPEGVSLHEASFTTVGAIAMQGVRNAEVSLGETVAVIGLGLIGILTVQILKAAGARVFGIDIDPEKLALARELGADQTSNYDGLLEKLQVFSPFGADAVIITAATKSNAPIEAAGHLVRDRGRVVIVGNVGLDIPRDVFYEKEAEVVVSRSYGLGRYDRNYEERGIDYPIYVRWTERRNMEAFLELVREKKISLDRLITHEFALVEAPGAYAMIAGGKEKYLGVLLKYSSNGNGKSPAGNVAVMEKSPAKGEKKAVPGQNLGCIGAGVHALSSLYPHLPVLPISLRGLATATGLSAHWVAKKYGFDYCTTDYKKILEDPEIQAVLIATRNDMHAAMTAEALAAGKNVFVEKPLATTLDELRLVVDAVKQYDGSVTVGFNRRYSPLSRRMKAFFANRSSPMVIHYRVNAGEIPADHWVHDEEQGAGMLISECCHFIDYMQYMTGAKPVQVYARGIEPVGTVSKYDNFQAVLNFDDGSLGTVTYTTLGDRAYSKETVEVFSSGAVGRITDFRELRLMKGGKTEKERRWLSQDKGFLEELLAFARGEEPDFAGSVATTLATIRAWESIDSGRPLSIDTGSVGL
- a CDS encoding archaeosine biosynthesis radical SAM protein RaSEA, producing the protein MSPEIPLEGIVQKEIQMLAGELRRRNGNSEEELDFSIPIGWEERTGHLNDEPIKRLIIFLRSTGCEWVDKTGGCTMCGFYCATSHGREVSADDYIRQFEHIADTVDLGEYPVISVYNDGNMFNEHEMPLEAIKGICRQIDEYSGIKKVVVESRIDYSPEDRVLAMKKLLNGRQLELAFGFESANPQVMNLCINKGFTSHNFDIFFERMQRLGVLTKPLLLVKPPFLTESESVADILQTLDYLASRGVDYVDLEVTTVEKNTVVHALWEHGLYRPPWLWSLVDLLQRAENRFGDRMRVYVSPWTYSVESLDWAHNCGECDQELVRAVEEYNYRFDTGVFTDIDCSCIDTGWGKATSEQDSRSIPERIRDQLALLRSTPDMRR